From the Xiphophorus couchianus chromosome 11, X_couchianus-1.0, whole genome shotgun sequence genome, the window TTTAAGACATTGGCGCCCTCCAGTGACTAGTACTGGGCATGACCTAAACAGGTACACTGGAGGGAGCTGATTCAAGTCAAAGCAAAGTGCATTGAGGTCTATATTACCTAATGCTAATATACACCACAATGAAAACCGTCCAGGGAGAGGACAAGGACAGACTCCTGGCGTCCATGTTGGTGCGTGCTTCTCAACCTGAGGGGTGGGGGGACAGCAGGTCCCCTGTTGGACTCCCAGAAGCAGCACACACCAAACAGGACTGAGAAGATTCCACACGACATGACAGAGTGAAATACGGCTGATTGTTTCCCTGTGGGGGCGGTGGAGGGGGGATGAAGCCAAAACACTCACTGTGATTCATACAAAAAAGTTCTTGGTGTGTATGAAGGATCGATGAGTTTAAGTCGAGGAAGTTGGTGAAGTCCTGATGGGTGTGAACATGTGGGGGTGGAGGTGGGATGGGGTTGGTTAGTTTGGGTTACCATGATTAAAACCACAACTGAGAGAAAGTTTTAACAGTAAATCAGCAGCCAAACAATATGACCTCTGTAGTCTACGCAAATATCACAGTACATTGTTCACTAAAAACAGGGAGGGAGCATAGAAAGCtttctcagttttttgttttttttccttttttacattaaataagtACTGTATGAAGGCGCTGGGGGGTGTTCACTTTAAAGGCAACTGGACTAACAAGAAGAAAACAGTATCCACATTGCCTCCATTGTGCCTGTCCAGGTACAGAACTCTCCCCTGATCTCCAGAGTCACCAATAATGGACTGAGCAGTTCTTGTACGGGGCTACAGGGGTAAAGAGGTGCACATTTGGGAGAGTACATGACCTCAGCATGTAAGGGTGAGGTGGAATGAGAGGTGCTGCTGCTTGGCTAATCCATGTTTTGGTGTTTCCCACCAACAAGAGATGATGAGCAAGGTGAGATCACATGGCACAGAATAGAGTCAACACAAGAGTTGCATTGCATTGATAGTACCCTAGAGTTGCAGTGTTGCTTGTTATTCTGCAGAGCATTGAATGACTGCTTTGAAGGGGAAAGTTGGTGACATGGTTCTGGTTGAAAGATTCCAAACATCAATGCGCACCAAACATCCTCTCCCTCGTATCTGACATCGTGGGAGTAACAGATCCAGAGAGGAATCCCAGACACCCCGCTCACCAGAAACACTCATCAGCTCATTCTAGAGAATCCCCGGGTCAGAAgggaaacatagtccctccagttCTTTCTGGGTCGTTACTGGAAGACCTTCAGACAGAAACAGTCTGATCAAATACCCTAACCACTTAAGTCTCTACTCTCAGCTCCCCCTGGATGACAGAGTTCTTCAACCTATTTATAATGGAGAGCCTTCACGCTACAAAAGAAACTAATTTCAACTGTATTCAGAATCTGTCATTCTTTCCCTATTCAAACAGGTAAAATGTTGTTCTGTTACCTGAGGGTTTTGAGCAAATGGATAGTGTCTGTATTCATAACCCTAAACCTAGATTTATCTGTTCCCACAATTTAGTAAAACACTGATATCGGTTTAAGCAAACAAATTCTGTTTACGAACAGATACAAATCATGATTTTAATTGAGTAAAGTTGAAAAGTGGGGCAAAACCTCATCTCTAAGCACAATAATGTTTAACTTCAAACCGTTTTCAAGTCACAGTGTCATTACTACAAACGTTTTACATCGTAGTCTTTTGCGTCTTCAGTTTCATATAATTCCAGGAGGATTCCAGAAAGAGTCCCGGAACGACTGGAATTTTCTTGTGCGGCACTGAGTGGCGCTTCCCAAGCTGTTGCTGGGTCCTGATAGCTAGCTGGCTAAAGGAAGGGAATTCTTgtcaacaaacacaaagcttgTGCTGAAAGATATTTCCACTCAACCATCGCTTTTAATAAGGTAGCTGTGTTTGCAAACAGATCATAGCAACAAGCTTTGAGAGTTACCTTGcctgtcagtaaaaaaaaagcctgctGGCACGTTGCTACTGAGGCTAATTAATGAGCTGCTAACAGATTGCTAGACTTGGGTTTATTGTTTACTTATGAAGTACTACTAAGCAGAAGAAGGCCATTTCATATTTTAGCTTAGGTATGACAcaattttatatgtttaaataatcttttaatacagccttctggttctgatggtttacTTGACATTGACTTTAGATTTTGTGACGCTTGTGGCTggaatatttttagtttttattagattCTCAAGTACATGAAATAGTTTAGCACAGATTTTGCAACAATGACTTAACACTAACACTTTCCATATGTCAGGGAAGGGAACTAAATGTTATTGTAGCTATAATAGTAATATaccattttgatatttttttgcagaaatgataatcttatttctctcttttttttaaagcaattataTTGGGctaatacatttttgtgttaataCTCTCGCTCTGTAAAACTGAAGTATTTTGCTCACGGTTTTTGTGGCAACTGCATGGGAACCAATTTGACCAAAAATTAtgtctttccttttttactttCCAGTTGTGAAGAAAGTAttgatgttttatatatatatatatatatatatatatataaaagtaatTTGACCATGttatggatttttgttttaagtcagcaGTATTACAGTGATGATTACAAAAAGTTACAACGCTGTGAGAATCTCAGACCAAACAATGCCAACTGAATAGCTTTGCTCCACAAGTTCATGAACTTGGAAATCTCATTGGCTTTTTGGACTTAGAGTACCTCCCTGATTGGCTATTGTTACTCCACGTTAGCCTCTGATTGGCCGTGACAGACACATCAACTCCCATTGACCTTAATCTGACGTAGTCATTGCCAGACTGTGCCCATGAGTCAATGCAATGCAACCCTTCGTCTTTGCCCATATGATCACAGAGTTGGACATGTTATCATGTATGTGACTGTCCGTAAGTGATCAAAAGGGGGAAAATAGAATGAAACAGTACGTGTGACTGTCATATAAAAAGAGCTTAAAAAAGGACTTGGTGGTCAGTGAAGTCTGACAGCATAGGGATGTTTCTTTCTGTGGAGATGAGAGTGACAGTGGGTAAAAACAAGGACCAGAGCATAACAAAATAAAGAGTCATTATGGCTAAGAgtagcaataaaaaatattcaactagAATCCATCTGATCCATATCCAGTGGTTGCAGTAGCTCAGTGAAGAAGCTGGCTGAGCTGGGTGCGGTGATTGGGTGGACGTTGGGGTGCTTCGGTCAGCGTTACCTTACTGCTCAGGTGTGTGCGagtctatgtgtgtgtgcagagggGGTATTCCTGAAAGGGTCCAGCCCCTTGTCCCCGTCTCTGTCCCCCCCATTACCTACTTGAATTCACTGGCGCACACACATAAACGCACAAAAACACACTCTCGATGCAAACACTCCCTCTGGCTCAAAGCTCAAGGTCCTTTGAGATTTGGGTAGCGATGTCCCGAAAAGCTAGCGGTGCCCCCCAGAGTCGCGTGTAGCGTACCCCATTAGACGTCTCGGAGGTGCCCGTGGATAGATGGCACACCTCGGCCTCGAAAGCCACGCGGCCCCCTGCCACGCCGTGGGTGCAGGAGAGCAGAAAGGGGCCGGAATGGTGGACCTGGCAGCCACATCCGAGCGCTGCCTCCCGCAGAGCCAGTACCACCTCCGCAGGGTCCCGCCGCCCACCGCCTCTCAGATTCCAGCCACGTCCGACGGCCCGGGGCTCGGACGCTTTTTGATACCCAGGTAGATGGCAACTAGGGGAGGACAGTTCAAGCGTTAGAATCAATGCGACTAAATTTTGCACAAACAAGCGAGGAAGTTTGGACGATATTGTCTTTGATGTAACCATGCTTTACAACAAGAAATGCTAAAACCACAGATGGATTTTCtgtacaaggaaaaaaaaaacttttaaaaagtataatatttatacaaaattcaaattcagaacAAAGACATAATAAACCAACCATAAAcgtgtataatttttttccaagtatCGTGTTTTAAAGCAGACTGAGCTCACCTTGTGACCGCAAATCTCCTGATTCCCTCAGATTCATTTGTGACCCTGAagggcagacagacagagataAGAACTAAATCCACCAGAGAACAATAAGCCTTTTAAATAATCCTCAGTTGTCAGATGAGATGGCATTCAGCAGTGGATACTGTACAGTGAAACCAAATGAGCTTCAAAACAAGCGAGTGATGTAAAGACCAGCTATCCTTGTCCTACAGAAACATGTATCTTCACTGTGGAAGTCACACTTCATACAGCATGCAGATACGAACTCAGCAATTTATGTTACCTCTGTGCAACTTATACATATCGATTATTTTGTTCCACAAAATGAAATCATAACACAACAACGCTACAGTTGATGCATGAGATGACATTCTAGAACCAGTTGGAccatgaaagtaaaaataatcattgtCTGCATTCAtgctaaaaaaatatcaaaaaaccGAGCAGGCACCtagagacagaaagaagaaaagattcaCAAGCCATGCACACAACAAGCAGCACGTGAAGTCAGGCACCGGCGGAAAGAACTGAGTAAACTCCAGTGAGAGAAGCTGAACAGATGGGGGCAGCACAGGCAGACAAGAAAGAAGCGAGAGACATGGGAACTTACTAACTGTTTTTGATCCTTGTGGAAGAGTACAACCCGAGACTGATTTGTTTGAGCCCTGGCGCTTGGATGGGTCAAGGTTGACCCTGATGCCATAACGGGGTGGGGggaggaagcagaagaagataaagatggagaaaaaaaagagggttAAGAGCAGGGAGTTGGGGGAGGGGCATAGAAGAGAGTGTATCTGAGTCACAGGCGAGCAAGTGGCGAAAAAGAGCGCAGCACAGGAGCTGATTGGCAGGGGTAAAGCTGAGGTTTGATAAGATTAGACATGTGTGATTATGACGACCAGGAGGGAGAGGGGAGCGCTGGATAATCCACGGCCACAGGAGGGCTTGCCAAAAGGCCAGAGTGGATCAAATGTTTGGATAAACATGAAGCCATACTCAGACTGTGCTCAAGCTGAAAGGAAAGGTTTCAGGAAGTCAATGCTATAAGATAACATCCAACATTTCTGTTCCCCCGGTCCAGATTTTAATCTATCTGCAACAACAAAGTGTAGTGCTGTATAAAGTAGAAAAATCCCTTGAATGCCACAAATGTTCATGTCTTTTATGGGAATTTTATTTGGGTGTTTTCCCACCAGATTCCATTTGGCTgggaaccaaaactgcaacatttgttccatttgtcagctggtgtggttcactttcacactgcactgtcaaacaaaccaaacccgtTTGTAAGAGCTGTCCCCCGCCCTCGCCGGTGGTGGCGCAGTACCAAGAACTATTGAAtgcaaaaaccactgaagaagacagtggcacaacttccttcttcacgaaacgtaaacaaaaataaagtggcATCAAACTTTaacagttgtaggatttctcttttgttcttgACAAAAGACCACGagacatttctcctgctagctcCAGACTtgcgcatttgttttggttctatttacccagaatgccctgctctttAGTTGCCTGCTGCTATTGGAGCAGTTTACATGCTgaagtgaaaaatgtaaagctcTTGGAGGAACAGGATCAAGGCGAGCTGGTGAGGAGGTGTGAAGAGAAACCCATTGTTAGACAGCTCTAGTGGTCGATTTGCTTTTCTGTCAAACTGCAGAAACTGTTTCATGAAGAAGCTCAAAGTCAGCGAGTCAGGATGTAAAAGAAGACAATGGTTTTGGCTCTATCTCACCTCATATGAAAGCAGCAATGTCATAAACTCTTCCCATTGGTATTCAGAAGAGCAGAAGTTTCCCCTCTGAGCTACGTGTTATGCAGTACATATTCACCTGCGAGTGAGTTTGGAGGTCAGCTTGGTGAAGAGGTTGGAGGTCGCCCTGGTGCGTGCATGGGGCAGCGGGCTGGCATCGTGGTGGGACAGGGTGGGCGATGTGGGCGGGGCAGAGTAGACCGGTGGACCGCGATCCCTCAGCTGACCCCCGTGGAAGGTGCTGCGGATCGTGGATCCTCGTGTCAGGCGGCATCTGTccgatgaggaagaggaggaagctgCGCCGGCTCCGGCCATGCTGAGCGTGGAGGGGGACGCTGTGGGCATGCGGTGGCCCAGAGAGCTgaagggaggaagaagaagaagaagaagaagaaactgtgTCACATCACCCATGTTTTGGTGTGGCAGAGTCCatcttattttcatatttctctaTTCCACACTGGATATTGAGGTTTGGTCCACACGCAGCCAAATAGCtgggaaaacaaatacatttttatgcattttggcCATTCATCCGCACAAAAACAAGTTTAGTATcactaaaaatgattatttataaaaactctgTATTTATGTTTGCGCGTAGATGGAGATTTAGGATCCCGTGCATCACAGACTCGGACAAATAACGCGCCACTATATTCACATGCTTCTCTTGATATGATTCCTAAACAAGATTGTGTTGTGCGCAGTTAACATTATATTCTAATACGCGATTTAAAAGTAGTTACATATTTTACAACACATTTGGACCTCCTGGTGCCATGTTTAATTCCTCCTGTCAGGAATTAAACAGCTGTTGTTTTGAAGAAATCCGATTGGTTAACACTACACTGCCCCTTATGGGTTTGGCATGTATTAAAAGAAGCTCAATGGGTGTATTTGTGCGGGTTATTTGAAACCGACCCCATGTGTACAGTGCTATTTTCTAAAAGATGTGGCGGAGGTATTAGTTTTTAAAAGGACTCCGCTATATGTGTACAAGGCCTGAAGTTATCATTGTTTACACAATAGCCTGTTTATCGCAACAATAACGCTCATACAACATTACAATGACATTCTCTCCCTTACAAAAGAATCTATCCCCATCAACCAAAAGCTGAGGATGtaggccaaaatcagaatctcACATGATCGAAACTGGCTTATAGTGATGCAataagaattttgttttaaaaagccaaaatgGAGCAACGCCAGCGAACTGTTTGTGACCCCTAGTATCATCTCTTTGATGgctattttaagaaatgttatatataaatttatttgcaGGCTAAACAAGCCTAATTACAGAATTATCATAATGCTGACTAAGGTTAAACCCAGTGCAGTAAGATATAAATCTGTATTTTGGAAACATTGGCATGAGTGCATCCTAAAAGGCTATTTAAAAGGGTATTTACGTATTTTCATGTACTCTTAttctttctctttattattattgattgtTCTTTTATGTAAATTGGACTCAGGAGTCTGCAATAAAATCTGTCTAAAAGATAAGATTTTGTTGCAGTTATGGCTgacatttcattcattcatttactcAAGAAATTTGACGGAAACAAACAGCGTATCCATTACAGTCAACATATATTTCTAACTTTccagtttttttggtttttttactgTTTGAGGAGATGGGGCTCAGTCCTCCTTACCTGTTTTCTTTGCCGTTCTGCAGAAGAGAGTGCCTGTCAGCACCTGAGCGGTCTGTGCACACGTATGTATTCCGGCGTGTCATGGTGCTTCCCGGGATGTTATTCTACACAGAGATGAACAGTTCAAGTGACGTTAGGATTCCTCAGATGATAAAAGCTGTACAACTACtgaaaaatcccaaaaatatGGCCACGATCCAATCTTCAGCTGTTGGCGAGAGAATTGTTTTGCCTGAGAGACAACGACAATAACCTGCAGCCATGACCCCTCCGTGGCTCCTTCCACAATTTAACCACGTACAACTTCTGCCGCCACTTCTGTGCACACATACTACATAAAGAAATTCATAAAGACACAAAGACTCTGGCACCTACATCTGTAACATCCATAGTTTACATAACCTGTGAGGTTCAGGCTTtaacttttctatattttccccTCGCACTCGCAACACCCACCCTTCACTGTCTCTGATTGGCTTAGACCATGATATGTGTCTGTTGTTGAACCAATATTCTTTACATGAATGACTGGTCTCATTGGCTGCctttccattaaaaatatgtgcaaaacgTTGTCAATATTTTGTTAATGTCGAAAAAGcgcaattttgcaattgcagtgttttatttttttaaataaaacattggaaaaCTATGAATTAGGAAAATGGTCCTTACAGTGTATCAAATACAactactcacacacacacacacccacacacagccACACATTGATACACCGATTTCCAGATTGGTGGAGAAAGTGGGGGACAGCATATCTGACCAACCAAAGCAGTGTCTGCCCTCTCCTTGTATTGACGACTGGCTCACTGACCGTGGTGGCAGTCATGTCTTTGCGGCGGTCTGGGATTTCAGACTTATTGGGGTTGTTGGCACTGCTGACCATCGGGCTGGAGGGAGGAAGGCTGTGGCTCCCCATTACGCTGCAGCTGGCTTTACGTGAAGGCATCCGGCCCTCCCGCAGCTCCCGGTCCCCGGTGCTGGTCGGGCTCCGCTTGGGGTGCATGACGGGCATGGAAGGCCCGCCTTTGTTGTGGAGGACAGCAgagcacagacacacagagactcACATAAGTAATATTCTGTGGGCATGGTGATGAAACGGATCCCAAATAATGTGAATGTTTGCAAATGTGCTTGTGGTTTGCTGAAGATTGAATTTGTAACACAGAAATTCTTTCTTAAGAATTTCTTGGAAATTCTTAAACGATACTGGCTGCTGTCGTTTAAAGCGATTGGTTAGAATATGAAATCATGGCAAGTTTAAGCCTCAGGATGAAACTACAGCAGAGAAGAGACTCACAGAAGTCGCTGTGTCGCCGTTGTCGGTGGTAGGTGGAGGCACTGCGCTGCGACTTGCTGTgggaagaggaggtggaggaggaagaggagccaGTGGCTGAGGAGTGCTTGTTCGTCCCGTTGGTGATGGGGCTGGGTCGGACCCTCGCCAGAGACAGTGTACTAGCACTGCGAGCATCACTGCTTTCCTGTGACGCCCGGTAGAAGACAGAGAGGTGAACATCCAGGCAGAAGGAACAGCAGTTAGTTCGTTAGTCTATTTAGGACTAGCTGCACCAATACCACCACTGTTCTTACATTGGTCCACACATAATTAATTCATcactaaaacagtttttagactataaataaaaacaagacaaaaagaagaaaagtagcTTCCCTCACGGTAGAGCACGGCCAACTGTTATCGATTGGttaaaatcagatccaatcaCTTAAAATTTCAACGTTCCTAAAACAAGCAGTCGTTTCTCAGTACCCGACagtccagaccctctggacGAAGCAAACCGCAGAATTAGGGTCAGGTTTTTACCAGAAGCCataacaggaaacagaaaggcAGGTGGATGGAAATAGATTACAGTCAAGTTGGGAATTCAAACCTCTGGATGTTGCTGAATACACTTAAATTGAAAATTGTTTGCAGCTGGTCAGAAAACGTTGAGCTCCAGAAAGCACTCACGGCGATTATACAgcaaaatatgataaaaaatagTCTAAAAACATCCCTCCTgttcttattttgtttagtaCAATAATAGAATCTTTTTGTAGACCTTCATTTAGTGCAGTGACTCCCCTCTTTCACATACACACAACAGGGTGCCGCTTCTGCTGCAGATGAATAATTAATGCGTTCACAGAAGGAATTCTCCACTTAATTATACAGtgtagttaaaataaaatcGATGCTTGGTTTAACAACCCAGCAAGCTAAGCtgcactttctttctttcttccaatGTATTTTGATTACAAgtacagtaaaaacaaacaaaaatgttaatagtaaagaaaacaagttattatgaacagtcatatttttaaaacagatatcAGCAGAATAAAGAAATCAATAAATGGTGCTagttttttagaaaatatttggtaTTTGGCCAGATTAGAAATTTAAGATGGCCTACGAAACCGGTTTTCAGAATGAGTATTGACCAATTTCTGACCCAAGGTGCCCTTTCTGAAGCAAtttcatgaaaatataaatgctCTAAAAAAATCGGCTGGGGACTGACtggttgaaaactaaaaaaataaagtcagtcttTTTTCAGATTAGTGAATGCAGCACGGTGCATGCTGCCAGACTGTGCTGGCAACAACACTCTTTGGTGTGGACGTTGTTCTTGCAGGAAGAAGTTTCACTGTTGGCTAGTTTTAGCAACACTGATGGATTTAAAACGAAGTGAGAGGAAGCAGAGTGAAGAAGCTGTTCAGAATCTACAAAACGTCCGCACATTCAGCTTATTACTTATAAGgaaatctaataaataaaactggaccGATATTAACACCCGATGTCTTTTTCCgtcttgttgttgtttgtttgggtgAGACTGGTCATGTGGTAGCGATAGCGATGCAGGATTACAGAgagtttaactgaagcaaaGTGGCAATGGAGAAGTCAGCGTTGTGGTCATTTTTTTTAAGGGCGTTTAAATATTATGTATATAACACTGTAACATATCAGGTATcggccaaaacaacaaaagtaatattttatattaatatcaGCCCAAATTCTTAAATCAGCACATCCCTGGCTTTAATTCCTACAATTTGTAGCAAGTCCTTCCGGGGAAGTTCTGCAGTGTGACCAGTAAAAAGAGGCAGGAAGCAAACAGCCGACTCACGTCGCCTTTTCGACCGAGCAGCAGGTAGGTGGCGGTGACCTCGTTGTATTTCTGATTCAGGAGAGCGTCTTTGATTTCTTCAGGGGTGAAGCCCATCCCAACCATCACCTCTGAGCCACACACACAAGCAAGCAAAACCAACAGATGAGAGAGGAGATCACCATGACAACAATCAGGCGGTTGAGATAAACGGAGCCGGCTGACCTATGCGAGTCGGGTCGTTGTAGTCCTCCACGGGCTCTATATGGGGCTTCAGGTCGTCCCCCTCGTACCCTGTATTTATCCATTTGTCCTTCATGACTTGCTGCATGGACAGAAGCATCGACACACTTCAGTTAGAAGAGCAGTTCTACCGCCGCTGCTCTTGCATGCGTGTCGCTCCTCTTACCTCGAGCGTGCAGCGTTTGGCGGGGTTCAGCACCAGAAAACGGCGAAGGATGCCCTCGCAGTCGGTTGACATGTAAAAGGGCACACGATACTTTCCCCTCAGCACGCGCTCTCTCAACTCCTAATGGCC encodes:
- the mark4a gene encoding MAP/microtubule affinity-regulating kinase 4 isoform X3; protein product: MSSRSALQSGNDRSTGEHHVPLGASRADKATSQSSRSLGARCRNSIASCSDEQPHIGNYRLLKTIGKGNFAKVKLARHILTGREVAIKIIDKTQLNPTSLQKLFREVRIMKGLNHPNIVKLFEVIETEKTLYLVMEYASGGEVFDYLVSHGRMKEVEARAKFRQIVSAVHYCHTKNIVHRDLKAENLLLDADANIKIADFGFSNEFTLGNKLDTFCGSPPYAAPELFQGKKYDGPEVDVWSLGVILYTLVSGSLPFDGQNLKELRERVLRGKYRVPFYMSTDCEGILRRFLVLNPAKRCTLEQVMKDKWINTGYEGDDLKPHIEPVEDYNDPTRIEVMVGMGFTPEEIKDALLNQKYNEVTATYLLLGRKGDESSDARSASTLSLARVRPSPITNGTNKHSSATGSSSSSTSSSHSKSQRSASTYHRQRRHSDFFLHNKGGPSMPVMHPKRSPTSTGDRELREGRMPSRKASCSVMGSHSLPPSSPMVSSANNPNKSEIPDRRKDMTATTNNIPGSTMTRRNTYVCTDRSGADRHSLLQNGKENSSLGHRMPTASPSTLSMAGAGAASSSSSSDRCRLTRGSTIRSTFHGGQLRDRGPPVYSAPPTSPTLSHHDASPLPHARTRATSNLFTKLTSKLTRRVNLDPSKRQGSNKSVSGCTLPQGSKTVRSQMNLRESGDLRSQVAIYLGIKKRPSPGPSDVAGI
- the mark4a gene encoding MAP/microtubule affinity-regulating kinase 4 isoform X2, with the protein product MSSRSALQSGNDRSTGEHHVPLGASRADKATSQSSRSLGARCRNSIASCSDEQPHIGNYRLLKTIGKGNFAKVKLARHILTGREVAIKIIDKTQLNPTSLQKLFREVRIMKGLNHPNIVKLFEVIETEKTLYLVMEYASGGEVFDYLVSHGRMKEVEARAKFRQIVSAVHYCHTKNIVHRDLKAENLLLDADANIKIADFGFSNEFTLGNKLDTFCGSPPYAAPELFQGKKYDGPEVDVWSLGVILYTLVSGSLPFDGQNLKELRERVLRGKYRVPFYMSTDCEGILRRFLVLNPAKRCTLEQVMKDKWINTGYEGDDLKPHIEPVEDYNDPTRIEVMVGMGFTPEEIKDALLNQKYNEVTATYLLLGRKGDESSDARSASTLSLARVRPSPITNGTNKHSSATGSSSSSTSSSHSKSQRSASTYHRQRRHSDFCGPSMPVMHPKRSPTSTGDRELREGRMPSRKASCSVMGSHSLPPSSPMVSSANNPNKSEIPDRRKDMTATTNNIPGSTMTRRNTYVCTDRSGADRHSLLQNGKENSSLGHRMPTASPSTLSMAGAGAASSSSSSDRCRLTRGSTIRSTFHGGQLRDRGPPVYSAPPTSPTLSHHDASPLPHARTRATSNLFTKLTSKLTRRVTNESEGIRRFAVTSCHLPGYQKASEPRAVGRGWNLRGGGRRDPAEVVLALREAALGCGCQVHHSGPFLLSCTHGVAGGRVAFEAEVCHLSTGTSETSNGVRYTRLWGAPLAFRDIATQISKDLEL
- the mark4a gene encoding MAP/microtubule affinity-regulating kinase 4 isoform X4, coding for MSSRSALQSGNDRSTGEHHVPLGASRADKATSQSSRSLGARCRNSIASCSDEQPHIGNYRLLKTIGKGNFAKVKLARHILTGREVAIKIIDKTQLNPTSLQKLFREVRIMKGLNHPNIVKLFEVIETEKTLYLVMEYASGGEVFDYLVSHGRMKEVEARAKFRQIVSAVHYCHTKNIVHRDLKAENLLLDADANIKIADFGFSNEFTLGNKLDTFCGSPPYAAPELFQGKKYDGPEVDVWSLGVILYTLVSGSLPFDGQNLKELRERVLRGKYRVPFYMSTDCEGILRRFLVLNPAKRCTLEQVMKDKWINTGYEGDDLKPHIEPVEDYNDPTRIEVMVGMGFTPEEIKDALLNQKYNEVTATYLLLGRKGDESSDARSASTLSLARVRPSPITNGTNKHSSATGSSSSSTSSSHSKSQRSASTYHRQRRHSDFCGPSMPVMHPKRSPTSTGDRELREGRMPSRKASCSVMGSHSLPPSSPMVSSANNPNKSEIPDRRKDMTATTNNIPGSTMTRRNTYVCTDRSGADRHSLLQNGKENSSLGHRMPTASPSTLSMAGAGAASSSSSSDRCRLTRGSTIRSTFHGGQLRDRGPPVYSAPPTSPTLSHHDASPLPHARTRATSNLFTKLTSKLTRRVNLDPSKRQGSNKSVSGCTLPQGSKTVRSQMNLRESGDLRSQVAIYLGIKKRPSPGPSDVAGI
- the mark4a gene encoding MAP/microtubule affinity-regulating kinase 4 isoform X1; the encoded protein is MSSRSALQSGNDRSTGEHHVPLGASRADKATSQSSRSLGARCRNSIASCSDEQPHIGNYRLLKTIGKGNFAKVKLARHILTGREVAIKIIDKTQLNPTSLQKLFREVRIMKGLNHPNIVKLFEVIETEKTLYLVMEYASGGEVFDYLVSHGRMKEVEARAKFRQIVSAVHYCHTKNIVHRDLKAENLLLDADANIKIADFGFSNEFTLGNKLDTFCGSPPYAAPELFQGKKYDGPEVDVWSLGVILYTLVSGSLPFDGQNLKELRERVLRGKYRVPFYMSTDCEGILRRFLVLNPAKRCTLEQVMKDKWINTGYEGDDLKPHIEPVEDYNDPTRIEVMVGMGFTPEEIKDALLNQKYNEVTATYLLLGRKGDESSDARSASTLSLARVRPSPITNGTNKHSSATGSSSSSTSSSHSKSQRSASTYHRQRRHSDFFLHNKGGPSMPVMHPKRSPTSTGDRELREGRMPSRKASCSVMGSHSLPPSSPMVSSANNPNKSEIPDRRKDMTATTNNIPGSTMTRRNTYVCTDRSGADRHSLLQNGKENSSLGHRMPTASPSTLSMAGAGAASSSSSSDRCRLTRGSTIRSTFHGGQLRDRGPPVYSAPPTSPTLSHHDASPLPHARTRATSNLFTKLTSKLTRRVTNESEGIRRFAVTSCHLPGYQKASEPRAVGRGWNLRGGGRRDPAEVVLALREAALGCGCQVHHSGPFLLSCTHGVAGGRVAFEAEVCHLSTGTSETSNGVRYTRLWGAPLAFRDIATQISKDLEL